TTACGTACCACGAATAAGGGGTTACTTCACGCGGGAAACGTATTCGCCCGAGCGGGTATCCACTTTGATGACTTCACCAATCTGCACAAACAACGGCACTTTCACTACCGCGCCGGTAGACAGCGTTGCCGGTTTGCCGCCGGTGCCAGCGGTATCGCCTTTCAGACCCGGATCGGTCTCGGTGATTTCGGCTTCGATAAAGTTCGGCGGCTGAACGGCAATCGGACGGCCATCCCACAGGGTAACGATACATTCCGCATTATCCTGCAACCATTTCGCAGAATCACCCACGGTTTTTGCTTCAACCTGATGCTGCTCAAAGGTTTCCGGGTGCATGAAATGGTAGAACTCACCGTCGTTGTACAGGTAGTTCATGTTGGTATCCATTACGTCAGCACCTTCTGCCGAGTCGGTAGACTTGAAGGTTTTCTCAACGCGGGAACCCGTCAACAGGCGGCGCATTTTGACACGAGCAAAAGCCTGGCCTTTACCCGGTTTCACAAACTCACTGGATTCGATGGCATACGGTTCGCCTTCGAACATGATTTTAAGACCGGAACGGAAATCGTTGCTAGAATAAGTCGCCATAAAGGCCCTCTACGTTAACACTGGTACTTAGCCAAAAAAATGGCACACATTGTAACCCTAAATATACCTTCCAGAGAAGATTGGTTAGTACAACTGGCCGACGTTATTACCGATCCTGATGAACTGCTCCACACTCTTGGGCTGGAGAACCACCCACAACTGAGTGCCGGGCGCGATGCACGCAAGCTGTTTGCGTTACGGGTGCCGCGCGCCTTTGCCGCCCGCATGCGCTATAGAGATGCCCGCGACCCGCTGTTATTGCAGGTGCTGACCGCGCAAGAGGAGTTCATCACGACGCCCGGATTCAGTCATGACCCGCTCGATGAGCAACACAGCGTCGTGCCCGGTCTGCTCCACAAGTACCATAACCGGGCATTGCTGCTGGTGAAAGGCGGCTGCGCGGTTAACTGCCGTTACTGCTTTCGCCGTCACTTCCCGTATCAGGACAATCAGGGCAATAAGGCCAACTGGCATCAGGCGCTGGAGTATATTCGCCAGCACCCCGAGCTTGATGAAATCATCTTTTCGGGCGGCGACCCGCTGATGGCGAAAGACCATGAGCTGGACTGGCTGTTGAGCGAGCTGGAGCCGATTTCTCACATTAAGCGCCTGCGCATTCATACCCGCCTGCCGGTGGTTATCCCCGCGCGCATCACCGACGCACTCTGCCAGCGGTTAGCCAGCAGCGCCTTGCAGGTCATTCTGGTAACGCATATCAACCATGCCAACGAGATAGACGAAAGCCTGCGTTATGCGATGCAACGTTTGCGTCGTGCGAACGTTACCCTGCTTAACCAGAGTGTGTTACTGCGAGGTGTGAATGATAACGCCGAAACGCTTGCCGCACTCAGCAACGCACTGTTTGATGCCGGGATTTTGCCCTATTACCTGCATGTGCTGGATAAAGTTCAGGGCGCGGCACACTTTCTGGTGCCTGACGATGAAGCGCGGGCGCTGGTGCGCCAGCTTATGGCGAAAGTGTCCGGTTATCTGGTGCCAGGCCTGACACGGGAAATTGGCGGCGAAGCCAGCAAAACGCTGCTGGATATCGGCATGGTGCAGCAGGAAATCACGCGCTAATCACGCACTCAACGATGTCATACCCGACGTCACCGGTATACACCGGTGACGTTAGCGGTCGTGATGCCTTCACTTATCAACGCATTAAGGGCACTTATAAACCTGCCCCTGCATCTTGCTATCCAGTGGTGCAAAGCTTGAGAGGAACGTTTGGCTGGGAGTGGTCACGCCATAAATCACGTTGCCACCCATTTCGCCCGCGCGGTTACGCAGGTCATTTGCCGCACCGCGCATGGCGCTGCCTTCATTACCACTGCCAGACAACCAGTTCGACTGTGTACCGGTAATATTACCCAGTAACTGGCACTGCGCCGCCGGTTTGCTGTCGGTGAAACGTACCGACTGACCGGCGGCCGTCAGTGGGTTAGTGGTGCTACATCCCGCCAGCAGAGTAATGCCAGCCAGAGCCATCAGTATGCGAATTCGCATGCTCCCCTCCGTGATAATCAATACATTGACCAGAGCCTGTCAAACTGAGGTCTGGCACACCAAATTGATGACAAAATCGCTTGATGTTACCACCATCGGGCAGGCAATCCGCAGCAGAGTCATCACTATTTACGCCCACAGTTGCATCATCATGATGACGATCACATCACGTTAAACACACAGGCCCCGAAAACGGGGCCTGTGATCATCATGCGGTCATGTACACCATAACCGTTATTGCACGCGCCACTGTTTAAAGTGGTTGATAAGCCCATTGGTGGAGCTGTCATGGCTGCTCACCGCACTGTCATCCTGAAGTTCCGGTAAAATACGGTTAGCCAGTTGTTTACCCAGCTCAACACCCCATTGGTCGAAGGTGAAGATATTCAGAATCGCCCCTTGGGTGAAGATCTTGTGCTCGT
This sequence is a window from Dickeya aquatica. Protein-coding genes within it:
- the efp gene encoding elongation factor P; translation: MATYSSNDFRSGLKIMFEGEPYAIESSEFVKPGKGQAFARVKMRRLLTGSRVEKTFKSTDSAEGADVMDTNMNYLYNDGEFYHFMHPETFEQHQVEAKTVGDSAKWLQDNAECIVTLWDGRPIAVQPPNFIEAEITETDPGLKGDTAGTGGKPATLSTGAVVKVPLFVQIGEVIKVDTRSGEYVSRVK
- the epmB gene encoding EF-P beta-lysylation protein EpmB — its product is MAHIVTLNIPSREDWLVQLADVITDPDELLHTLGLENHPQLSAGRDARKLFALRVPRAFAARMRYRDARDPLLLQVLTAQEEFITTPGFSHDPLDEQHSVVPGLLHKYHNRALLLVKGGCAVNCRYCFRRHFPYQDNQGNKANWHQALEYIRQHPELDEIIFSGGDPLMAKDHELDWLLSELEPISHIKRLRIHTRLPVVIPARITDALCQRLASSALQVILVTHINHANEIDESLRYAMQRLRRANVTLLNQSVLLRGVNDNAETLAALSNALFDAGILPYYLHVLDKVQGAAHFLVPDDEARALVRQLMAKVSGYLVPGLTREIGGEASKTLLDIGMVQQEITR
- a CDS encoding DUF4156 domain-containing protein, producing MRIRILMALAGITLLAGCSTTNPLTAAGQSVRFTDSKPAAQCQLLGNITGTQSNWLSGSGNEGSAMRGAANDLRNRAGEMGGNVIYGVTTPSQTFLSSFAPLDSKMQGQVYKCP